A genomic window from Triticum urartu cultivar G1812 chromosome 7, Tu2.1, whole genome shotgun sequence includes:
- the LOC125523011 gene encoding NAC domain-containing protein 20-like, whose product MADHLQVQRQQLKFPQGFRFHPTDVEIITSYLVPKVLNKAFDPIAVGEVDLNKCEPWELPEKAKMGEKEWYFFSQKDRKYPTGIRTNRATTAGYWKATGKDKEIFHHATTSLIGMKKTLVFYKGRAPRGEKTNWVMHEYRLESGKQGTPSLPIDITTATAINASSKEEYVVCRIFHKSTGLKKVVMSSYAIPMPMSMGGEEQHGFLESGTLPAFMGYGASSSLVPPSSLPASSSYQLHDTGARSSMMGTAVLLMMNDRYFGNHHYQNMATPPRPLVSFYHHDHHQQQQQQQHMIQMPMQMQIGADEGLMIGVEPGSGPSSIVSQEDTLAKLSSNDVATTAEEISSVNMGTDGMWKY is encoded by the exons ATGGCCGACCACCTTCAAGTTCAGCGGCAACAATTAAAGTTCCCTCAGGGGTTCAGGTTTCACCCGACGGATGTGGAGATCATCACCTCCTACCTAGTCCCTAAGGTGTTGAACAAAGCATTCGACCCCATAGCGGTCGGGGAGGTGGACTTGAACAAATGCGAGCCATGGGAACTCCCCGAGAAGGCGAAAATGGGGGAGAAGGAGTGGTACTTCTTCTCCCAAAAGGACCGCAAGTACCCCACCGGTATACGGACCAACCGAGCCACGACCGCCGGCTACTGGAAGGCCACTGGAAAGGACAAGGAGATCTTCCACCACGCGACCACAAGTCTCATCGGCATGAAGAAGACGTTGGTCTTCTACAAGGGTAGGGCGCCTAGGGGGGAGAAGACCAACTGGGTCATGCACGAGTATAGGCTCGAGAGTGGAAAACAAGGAACACCTAGTCTACCCATCGACATCACCACCGCCACGGCCATTAATGCATCTTCCAAG GAGGAGTATGTGGTTTGCAGGATATTCCATAAGAGTACTGGACTCAAGAAGGTAGTGATGTCGTCGTACGCTATTCCCATGCCAATGTCCATGGGAGGAGAGGAGCAACATGGCTTCCTTGAATCCGGTACATTGCCTGCTTTCATGGGCTATGGTGCATCATCATCGCTGGTGCCCCCATCGTCCCTACCTGCATCTTCTTCGTACCAGCTGCATGACACTGGGGCCAGATCGTCAATGATGGGTACTGCGGTGCTCCTGATGATGAACGACCGCTACTTCGGGAACCACCACTACCAGAATATGGCTACCCCACCACGACCGTTGGTGTCGTTCTACCACCATGACCAccaccagcagcagcaacaacaacaacacatgATTCAAATGCCGATGCAGATGCAAATAGGTGCGGATGAGGGCCTCATGATCGGGGTCGAGCCTGGGAGCGGGCCATCATCCATAGTGTCGCAGGAGGATACTTTGGCCAAGTTGAGCAGCAACGACGTTGCAACAACTGCTGAAGAGATCTCATCAGTGAACATGGGTACGGATGGCATGTGGAAGTACTGA